One genomic window of Medicago truncatula cultivar Jemalong A17 chromosome 1, MtrunA17r5.0-ANR, whole genome shotgun sequence includes the following:
- the LOC25483688 gene encoding E3 ubiquitin-protein ligase PUB23 yields the protein MNQDIEVTPFFLCPISLQLMKDPVTVSTGITYDRESIEKWLFSSENKTCPVTKQLLTHDANHLIILTPNHTLRRLIQAWCTMNSSFGIERIPTPKPPTTKTLIEKLLKEASDSPHLLIQTLKKLKTIASESETNRRCIESAGAVEFLASIVTQNNTSCSSSCSATELIEASFDDDDVEGFAFDFKIGAEDEAINILYNLQLSEQGLKTLLNFKNGEFLDSLMGLLQKGNYDSRTYAVCLLKSISKVADPSKLANLKTEYFVELVQLLKDQISKKASKATLQTLIQLVEFGRNRVKAIESGCVYALIELLLDCKERKPCEMILVLLEMLCQCADGRFELLNHGCGLAIVSKKILRVSTMANDRAVRILLSVSRFSATHFVVQEMLRIGVVAKLCLVLQVDSGNKAKEKAREILKLHSKSWMNSHCIPFNLLASYPTSG from the coding sequence ATGAATCAAGATATTGAAGTTACACCATTTTTTCTATGCCCTATTTCACTACAACTCATGAAAGATCCAGTTACTGTCTCAACAGGCATAACCTACGACAGAGAAAGCATCGAAAAATGGCTCTTTTCATCGGAAAACAAAACATGTCCTGTCACAAAACAACTACTCACACATGATGCAAATCATCTCATTATTCTCACTCCAAACCACACTCTTCGTAGACTCATCCAAGCATGGTGCACCATGAATTCTTCTTTTGGAATTGAAAGGATTCCAACTCCAAAACCTCCAACAACAAAAACCCTTATAGAAAAACTCCTCAAAGAAGCTTCTGATTCACCTCATTTGCttattcaaaccctaaaaaagcTCAAAACAATTGCCTCTGAGAGCGAAACAAATAGACGGTGTATCGAATCGGCTGGCGCTGTCGAGTTTTTAGCATCAATAGTAACACAAAACAACACAAGTTGTTCATCTTCATGTTCAGCAACAGAATTAATTGAAGCTagctttgatgatgatgatgttgaaggTTTTGCTTTTGACTTCAAAATAGGTGCAGAAGATGAAGCTATAAACATCCTTTACAATCTTCAATTATCAGAACAAGGTTTGAAAACTCTCTTAAACTTCAAAAATGGAGAATTTTTAGACTCTTTAATGGGATTATTACAAAAGGGTAACTACGATTCAAGAACATACGCAGTTTGTTTGCTGAAATCTATATCAAAAGTTGCTGATCCATCAAAACTAGCGAATCTAAAAACCGAGTATTTCGTCGAGTTAGTTCAACTTCTCAAAGACCAGATATCAAAGAAAGCATCAAAAGCAACACTACAAACGTTAATTCAACTTGTCGAATTCGGAAGAAATAGAGTAAAAGCAATTGAATCAGGTTGTGTTTATGCTTTGATAGAACTTCTTCTTGATTGCAAAGAAAGAAAGCCATGTGAGATGATTTTGGTGCTTTTGGAGATGTTATGTCAATGTGCTGATGGAAGATTTGAACTCTTAAACCATGGATGCGGTTTAGCTATTGTTTCAAAGAAGATTTTGAGGGTTTCAACAATGGCTAATGATAGAGCTGTGAGAATTCTTCTATCTGTTTCAAGATTTTCTGCTACACATTTTGTTGTTCAAGAAATGTTGAGAATTGGTGTTGTTGCTAAGCTTTGTTTGGTTCTTCAAGTTGATAGTGGAAATAAGGCAAAGGAGAAAGCAAGGGAGATTCTTAAATTGCATTCAAAGTCTTGGATGAATTCTCATTGCATACCTTTTAATTTACTTGCTTCATACCCAACAAGTGGGTAA